In a genomic window of Azospirillum baldaniorum:
- a CDS encoding ABC transporter permease, with protein MSSVVAKAPPVETPFLRLARDFARSRTALAGLAVLVLIVLAALLARWVVPQDPYDLAQLDILDSMMAPGSLGGGGWTYWLGTDDQGRDMLSAIVFGLRTSLLVGVVATLIALAVGVAVGLLAAYAGDRVDGLVMRLVDIQLSFPAILIALILLALLGKGVDKVIVALAAVQWAYYARTIRGSALVERRKEYIEAAQCLALPHRRIMMRHLLPNCLPPLIVVATVQVAHAIALEATLSFLGVGVPVTQPSLGMLIASGYQYMLSGDYWVSLFPGLALLVTIVAINLVGDRLRDVLNPRLNH; from the coding sequence ATGAGCAGCGTCGTTGCCAAGGCCCCGCCGGTCGAGACGCCCTTCCTGCGGCTGGCGCGGGACTTCGCGCGGTCGCGCACGGCGCTGGCCGGGCTGGCGGTGCTGGTGCTGATCGTGCTCGCCGCCCTGCTCGCCCGCTGGGTGGTGCCGCAGGACCCCTACGATCTCGCCCAGCTCGACATTCTGGACAGCATGATGGCACCGGGATCGCTGGGCGGCGGCGGCTGGACCTATTGGCTGGGCACCGACGACCAGGGGCGCGACATGCTGTCGGCCATTGTCTTCGGCCTGCGCACCAGCCTGCTGGTCGGGGTGGTCGCCACGCTGATCGCGCTCGCCGTCGGGGTGGCGGTCGGGCTGCTCGCCGCCTATGCGGGGGATCGGGTGGACGGGCTGGTCATGCGGCTGGTCGACATCCAGCTCTCCTTTCCGGCCATCCTGATCGCGCTGATCCTGTTGGCCCTGCTGGGCAAGGGGGTCGACAAGGTCATCGTCGCGCTGGCCGCCGTGCAGTGGGCCTACTACGCGCGCACCATCCGGGGCTCCGCCCTGGTGGAACGGCGCAAGGAGTACATCGAGGCCGCGCAATGCCTTGCCCTGCCCCACCGGCGGATCATGATGCGCCACCTGCTGCCCAACTGCCTGCCGCCGCTGATCGTCGTGGCGACGGTGCAGGTCGCCCACGCCATCGCGCTGGAGGCGACGCTGAGCTTCCTCGGCGTCGGCGTGCCGGTGACCCAGCCATCGCTGGGGATGCTGATCGCGTCGGGCTACCAGTACATGCTCTCAGGCGATTACTGGGTCAGCCTGTTCCCCGGCCTCGCCCTGCTGGTCACCATCGTGGCGATCAATCTGGTGGGGGACCGGCTGCGCGACGTCCTCAACCCGCGGCTCAATCATTGA
- a CDS encoding ABC transporter substrate-binding protein → MKQVLPAAACLALLAAAPTPSQAATLTVGTSAEPSALDPHYHNLGPNTRARKHVFESLVSMDAKMRLQPELAESWRAIDETTWEFKLRKGVKFHDGTEFTAQDFVYTVCRIPNVANSPSSFTVYTKGIAGIEAPDPHTLIIKTGKPYPLLPVELSTFGIISAKAAGGEAVTFDKAGCKADSWPTTQAFNDGSLMIGTGPFKHKSYTKGDRQVLERNPDYWGPQAAWDTVVFRPITSDGPRVAALLAGDVDMIESPPVQDIERLKSAPNVSLAQAQSNRVIYLALGVQDTPPTITGTDGKNPLKDPKVRKALSLAVDRDAIVKRIMMGVAEPANQYLPAGFYGNNPEVTVATDANKAKQLLAEAGYPKGFQLTLGTPNDRYINDDKVAQAVAQMFTRIGVQTQVDATTANVFFSKRNKQEYSVFLAGWGADSGEMSSPLKALIATPIKEKGYGTTNYTSYSDPELDGMLDTALATVDDAKREKLLQAAVKRAVDADIIIPLHYEVTVWAMKKGLSYEPRADQYTLAQKVTPAK, encoded by the coding sequence TTGAAACAAGTCCTGCCGGCGGCGGCCTGCCTGGCCCTGCTGGCCGCGGCCCCAACGCCGTCTCAGGCCGCAACCCTGACGGTCGGCACCTCGGCGGAGCCGAGCGCGCTCGACCCGCACTACCACAACCTCGGCCCCAACACGCGCGCCCGCAAGCATGTGTTCGAATCTCTGGTCAGCATGGACGCCAAGATGCGGCTCCAGCCCGAACTGGCGGAAAGCTGGCGCGCCATCGACGAGACGACCTGGGAATTCAAGCTGCGCAAGGGCGTGAAGTTCCACGACGGCACCGAGTTCACGGCGCAGGACTTCGTCTACACGGTCTGCCGCATCCCGAACGTCGCCAACAGCCCCTCCTCCTTCACCGTCTATACCAAGGGCATCGCGGGGATCGAGGCGCCGGACCCGCACACCCTGATCATCAAGACCGGCAAGCCCTATCCGCTTCTGCCGGTGGAGCTGTCGACCTTCGGCATCATCTCCGCCAAGGCGGCGGGCGGCGAGGCCGTCACCTTCGACAAGGCGGGCTGCAAGGCCGATTCCTGGCCGACCACGCAGGCCTTCAACGACGGCTCGCTGATGATCGGCACCGGGCCGTTCAAGCACAAGTCCTACACCAAGGGCGACCGGCAGGTGCTGGAGCGCAACCCCGACTACTGGGGTCCGCAGGCCGCCTGGGACACGGTGGTCTTCCGCCCGATCACCAGCGACGGGCCGCGCGTCGCCGCCCTGCTCGCCGGTGACGTGGACATGATCGAATCGCCCCCCGTGCAGGACATCGAGCGGCTGAAGTCCGCCCCCAACGTCTCCCTGGCCCAGGCCCAGTCGAACCGCGTGATCTATCTGGCGCTGGGCGTGCAGGACACCCCGCCGACCATCACCGGCACCGACGGCAAGAATCCGCTGAAGGACCCGAAGGTGCGCAAGGCGCTGTCGCTGGCGGTGGACCGCGACGCCATCGTGAAGCGCATCATGATGGGCGTGGCGGAGCCGGCGAATCAGTACCTCCCCGCCGGCTTCTATGGCAACAACCCGGAGGTCACCGTCGCCACCGACGCCAACAAGGCCAAGCAGCTCCTCGCCGAGGCCGGCTACCCGAAGGGCTTCCAGCTCACCCTCGGCACGCCGAACGACCGCTACATCAACGACGACAAGGTGGCCCAGGCGGTCGCCCAGATGTTCACCCGCATCGGCGTGCAGACGCAGGTCGACGCGACCACCGCCAACGTCTTCTTCTCCAAGCGCAACAAGCAGGAATACAGCGTCTTCCTGGCCGGCTGGGGCGCCGATTCCGGCGAGATGTCGTCGCCGCTGAAGGCGCTGATCGCCACGCCGATCAAGGAGAAGGGCTACGGCACCACCAACTACACCAGCTATTCCGACCCGGAGCTGGACGGCATGCTGGACACGGCGCTGGCGACCGTGGACGACGCCAAGCGGGAGAAGCTGCTCCAGGCCGCGGTGAAGCGGGCGGTGGACGCCGACATCATCATTCCCCTGCATTACGAGGTGACGGTCTGGGCGATGAAGAAGGGGCTGAGCTACGAACCGCGCGCCGACCAGTACACGCTGGCCCAGAAGGTGACCCCGGCGAAGTAG
- a CDS encoding ABC transporter permease: MLVFILRRLAQSAVVVVAMSVLVFAGIFAIGNPIDVLISPEADAFERAAAIARLGLDKPMHEQFIRFVDSALDGDLGTSFVHGVPALGLVLQRFPATLELALCAMLVAVVLGIPLGLWAGLKPDSLAGRVIMTGSILGFSLPTFWVGMMLIMAFAVTLGWLPAGGRGETASLFGVQWSFLTADGLAHLILPAVNLALFKLSLVIRLARAGTREVALQDYVKFARAKGLAPARVVGVHILKNIMIPVVTVLGLELGSVIAFSVVTESVFAWPGMGKLLIDSILQLDRPVVIAYLLVTVLLFVVINLIVDLVYSLLDPRIRLGGGRA; encoded by the coding sequence ATGCTTGTCTTCATCCTCCGGCGGCTGGCGCAGAGCGCGGTCGTCGTGGTGGCGATGTCGGTGCTGGTCTTCGCCGGCATCTTCGCCATCGGCAACCCCATCGACGTGCTCATCAGCCCCGAGGCCGACGCGTTCGAACGCGCCGCCGCCATCGCCCGGCTGGGGCTCGACAAGCCCATGCACGAGCAGTTCATCCGCTTCGTGGACAGCGCGCTCGACGGCGACCTCGGCACCAGCTTCGTGCACGGAGTACCGGCGCTCGGCCTCGTGCTGCAGCGCTTCCCGGCAACGCTGGAGCTGGCGCTCTGCGCCATGCTGGTGGCCGTGGTGCTGGGCATCCCGCTGGGGCTGTGGGCCGGGCTGAAGCCGGACAGCTTGGCCGGGCGGGTCATCATGACCGGCTCGATCCTCGGCTTCTCGCTGCCCACCTTCTGGGTGGGCATGATGCTCATCATGGCCTTCGCGGTGACTCTGGGTTGGCTGCCGGCGGGCGGGCGCGGCGAGACGGCCAGCCTGTTCGGCGTGCAGTGGAGCTTTCTGACCGCCGATGGGCTGGCCCATCTGATCCTGCCCGCGGTCAATCTGGCCCTGTTCAAGCTGTCGCTGGTCATCCGTCTGGCCCGCGCCGGCACGCGGGAGGTCGCCTTGCAGGACTATGTGAAGTTCGCCCGCGCCAAGGGGCTGGCGCCCGCGCGGGTGGTCGGGGTGCACATCCTGAAGAACATCATGATCCCGGTGGTCACCGTCCTCGGGCTGGAGCTGGGCAGCGTCATCGCCTTCTCGGTGGTCACGGAATCGGTCTTCGCCTGGCCGGGTATGGGCAAGCTGCTGATCGACAGCATCCTCCAGCTCGACCGCCCGGTGGTGATCGCCTACCTGCTGGTGACGGTGCTGCTGTTCGTCGTCATCAACCTGATCGTCGATCTGGTCTATTCGCTGCTCGACCCGCGAATCCGGCTGGGCGGAGGGCGGGCATGA
- a CDS encoding aldehyde dehydrogenase family protein: MKTCQSFYIGGAWTEPAAGATVMEVLNPATEQVSGTVALGGPEDAQRAVAAAHAAFDGFSRTPLNERLELLAAVCALFEKRMDEVADAITEEMGAPLAALSKPAQAFMGLAHFKTALEAAREYPFERTRGTTRILREPVGVCAMITPWNWPINQIACKVAPALATGCTMVLKPSEFAPYSAWIFAEILHEAGVPAGVFNMFYGDGAVVGPVLASHPLVDMVSLTGSTRAGASVSHNAADSIKRVSLELGGKSANIICESADLTKAVTHGVRSMMSNTGQSCNAPSRMYVPASRLDEAETIAAQVCARLVVGDPRGDRTGVGPIANQRQYERVQRLIQAGIEEGATLLCGGPGRPDGLERGFYAKPTVFSRATDGMTIMREEIFGPVLTIRPYEDIEEAIRSANDSLYGLSGYVYAGTVDEARAVAKRLRTGMVHLNGASIDLAAPFGGYKQSGIGREWGEVGFEEFLETKSVYGNEPAA; the protein is encoded by the coding sequence ATGAAGACCTGCCAATCCTTCTACATCGGCGGCGCCTGGACCGAACCCGCGGCGGGCGCCACCGTGATGGAGGTGTTGAACCCGGCGACGGAGCAGGTGTCGGGCACCGTGGCGCTCGGCGGGCCGGAGGACGCGCAACGCGCGGTGGCGGCGGCCCACGCCGCCTTCGACGGCTTTTCCCGCACCCCCCTGAACGAGCGGCTGGAGCTGCTGGCCGCCGTCTGCGCGCTCTTCGAGAAGCGCATGGACGAGGTGGCCGACGCCATCACCGAGGAGATGGGCGCGCCGCTGGCGGCGTTGTCAAAGCCGGCGCAGGCCTTCATGGGGCTGGCCCATTTCAAGACGGCTCTGGAGGCCGCCCGCGAATACCCGTTCGAGCGGACCCGCGGCACCACCCGCATCCTGCGCGAGCCGGTCGGCGTCTGCGCCATGATCACGCCGTGGAACTGGCCGATCAACCAGATCGCCTGCAAGGTCGCCCCGGCGCTCGCCACCGGCTGCACGATGGTGTTGAAGCCCAGCGAGTTCGCCCCCTATTCGGCCTGGATCTTCGCCGAGATCCTGCACGAGGCCGGGGTTCCGGCGGGCGTCTTCAACATGTTCTACGGTGACGGCGCGGTGGTCGGCCCGGTCCTGGCCTCGCACCCGCTGGTCGACATGGTGTCGCTGACCGGCTCCACCCGCGCCGGGGCGTCGGTCTCCCACAACGCCGCCGACAGCATCAAGCGCGTGTCGCTGGAACTGGGCGGCAAGTCCGCCAACATCATCTGCGAGAGCGCCGATCTGACCAAGGCGGTGACCCACGGCGTACGGTCGATGATGTCCAACACCGGGCAGAGCTGCAACGCGCCGTCGCGCATGTATGTCCCGGCCTCCCGCCTGGACGAGGCGGAGACGATCGCCGCCCAGGTCTGCGCCCGTCTGGTGGTCGGCGATCCGCGCGGCGACCGCACCGGCGTCGGCCCGATCGCCAACCAGCGCCAGTACGAGCGGGTGCAGCGCCTGATCCAGGCCGGCATCGAGGAGGGGGCCACCCTGCTGTGCGGCGGTCCGGGCCGTCCGGACGGGCTGGAGCGCGGCTTCTACGCCAAGCCCACCGTCTTCAGCCGCGCCACCGACGGCATGACCATCATGCGCGAGGAGATCTTCGGCCCGGTCCTGACCATCCGCCCCTACGAGGACATTGAAGAGGCGATCCGCAGCGCCAACGACTCGCTCTATGGTCTGTCCGGCTATGTCTACGCGGGCACGGTGGACGAGGCGCGGGCGGTGGCGAAGCGCCTGCGCACCGGCATGGTGCATCTGAACGGCGCCTCCATTGACCTTGCCGCTCCCTTCGGCGGCTACAAGCAGTCCGGCATCGGGCGCGAGTGGGGCGAAGTCGGTTTCGAGGAGTTCCTGGAGACCAAGTCCGTCTACGGCAACGAACCGGCGGCGTAA
- the lipB gene encoding lipoyl(octanoyl) transferase LipB: MTDLTAPIPPAADAAATANALPARAVEWRISDTPVPYPDALAEMEARVEAIRAGAAPELVWLLEHPPLYTAGTSAREEDLLEPGRFPVYQAGRGGQFTYHGPGQRVAYVMLDLKTRGADIRAFVHDLEEWLIRTLAAFNIRGERREGRVGIWVDKQPYGGAPGQEDKIAAIGVRVRRWVSFHGVALNVEPDLSHFAGIVPCGISEHGVTSIVALGHLVTMEDVDAAMIASFAEVFGGGSEEE; this comes from the coding sequence ATGACCGATCTCACCGCCCCTATTCCGCCCGCCGCCGATGCCGCTGCCACCGCCAATGCCCTCCCGGCGCGAGCGGTGGAGTGGCGCATCAGCGACACGCCCGTCCCCTACCCCGACGCGCTGGCCGAAATGGAGGCGCGCGTCGAGGCCATCCGCGCCGGCGCCGCGCCGGAGCTGGTCTGGCTGCTGGAGCATCCGCCCCTTTACACCGCCGGCACCAGCGCGCGGGAGGAAGACCTGCTGGAGCCGGGCCGCTTCCCCGTCTATCAGGCCGGGCGCGGCGGGCAGTTCACCTACCACGGGCCCGGGCAGCGCGTGGCCTACGTGATGCTGGACCTGAAGACGCGCGGCGCCGACATCCGCGCCTTCGTCCACGACCTTGAGGAGTGGCTGATCCGCACGCTGGCCGCCTTCAACATCCGCGGCGAACGGCGGGAGGGCCGCGTCGGCATCTGGGTGGACAAGCAGCCCTACGGCGGCGCGCCCGGCCAGGAGGACAAGATTGCCGCGATCGGCGTGCGCGTGCGCCGTTGGGTCAGTTTCCACGGCGTCGCCCTGAACGTCGAGCCGGACCTGTCGCACTTCGCCGGCATCGTCCCCTGCGGCATCAGCGAGCATGGGGTGACCTCCATCGTCGCGCTCGGCCACCTCGTCACCATGGAGGATGTGGACGCCGCCATGATCGCCAGCTTCGCGGAGGTCTTCGGCGGCGGGTCGGAAGAAGAATGA
- a CDS encoding STAS domain-containing protein: protein MEYAYTDIDGQEGIMLSGRFTYDDSRKFHDLLADWDIGARPEVRLDLRYMTFLDSAAIGMLFVLANRCRDAKGLVTVHNAQPYIVQTMRRVALDQYVEFR from the coding sequence ATGGAGTACGCCTACACCGACATCGACGGTCAGGAAGGGATCATGCTGTCGGGGCGTTTCACCTACGATGACAGCCGCAAGTTCCATGATCTGCTGGCGGACTGGGACATCGGCGCGCGGCCCGAGGTGCGGTTGGACCTGCGCTACATGACCTTCCTGGACTCCGCGGCGATCGGCATGCTGTTCGTCCTGGCCAACCGCTGCCGCGACGCGAAGGGGCTGGTGACGGTGCACAATGCACAACCTTACATTGTGCAGACCATGCGCCGCGTGGCGCTCGACCAGTATGTGGAGTTCCGCTGA
- the mgtE gene encoding magnesium transporter, whose amino-acid sequence MHTDRQEPDRIQDDVPHPAERPAPPREDGEEERAYGVEPEFVEEIVERLHAGRRDDLRAEVDKLHPADIADLIEQLGHDDREALIGVLRPDFDGEVLSYLNPDLREEIVELFEPKELAAAVAELDTDDAVDVIEDLDEDTRREVLENLPAADRALVQENLTYDEYTAGRLMQRDLVAVPQFWTVGKTIDYVRAATDELPEDFYDIFVVDPMHRVVGAVPLSRLLRQKRSIRIADLVTEEVDTIPATMDQEEVANLFRQYALVSAPVVDAGGRLIGVITVDDVVHIIDEEAEDDIGKLGGVGDTSIYRSVLETSRSRISWLGVNLFTAFAAAGVISLFEATIEQIVALAVLMPITASMGGNAGTQTLTVAVRALATRELSSSNAPRVVGKEVLVGLLNGAVFATLVGAIAATWFEPMIGLVIGCAMVINLFVAGLCGVLIPIGLDRLGVDPAVASSVFLTTMTDVIGFLSFLGLASLLLL is encoded by the coding sequence ATGCACACCGACCGCCAGGAACCGGATCGTATCCAGGACGATGTGCCGCACCCGGCCGAACGCCCCGCCCCGCCCCGCGAGGACGGCGAGGAGGAGCGCGCCTATGGTGTTGAGCCGGAGTTCGTGGAGGAGATCGTCGAACGGCTGCACGCCGGACGGCGCGACGATCTGCGCGCGGAGGTGGACAAGCTTCACCCCGCCGACATCGCCGACCTGATCGAGCAGCTCGGTCACGATGACCGGGAGGCGCTGATCGGTGTCCTGCGTCCCGACTTCGACGGCGAGGTGCTGAGCTACCTCAACCCCGATCTCCGCGAAGAGATCGTCGAGCTGTTCGAACCGAAGGAGCTGGCCGCCGCCGTCGCGGAGCTGGACACCGACGACGCCGTCGACGTCATCGAGGACCTGGACGAGGACACCCGGCGCGAGGTGCTGGAGAATCTGCCGGCCGCCGACCGCGCGCTGGTCCAGGAGAACCTGACCTACGACGAATACACCGCCGGCCGCCTGATGCAGCGCGATCTGGTGGCGGTGCCGCAGTTCTGGACGGTGGGCAAGACCATCGATTACGTCCGTGCCGCCACCGACGAGCTGCCGGAGGACTTCTACGATATCTTCGTCGTCGATCCGATGCACCGGGTGGTCGGCGCGGTGCCGCTGTCGCGCCTGCTGCGCCAGAAGCGGTCGATCCGCATTGCCGATCTGGTGACGGAGGAGGTGGACACCATCCCCGCCACCATGGATCAGGAGGAGGTGGCGAACCTGTTCCGCCAATACGCCCTGGTCTCCGCCCCTGTGGTGGATGCCGGCGGGCGGTTGATCGGCGTCATCACCGTCGACGACGTGGTCCACATCATCGACGAGGAAGCCGAAGACGACATCGGCAAGCTGGGCGGCGTCGGCGACACCTCGATCTACCGCTCGGTTCTGGAGACCTCGCGCTCGCGCATTTCCTGGCTGGGCGTGAATCTGTTCACCGCCTTCGCCGCGGCGGGCGTCATCTCGCTGTTCGAGGCGACCATCGAACAGATCGTGGCGCTGGCCGTGCTGATGCCGATCACCGCCTCGATGGGCGGCAACGCCGGGACCCAGACCCTGACCGTAGCGGTGCGCGCCCTGGCGACGCGCGAGCTGTCGTCCTCCAACGCGCCCCGCGTGGTGGGGAAGGAGGTTCTGGTCGGGCTGCTCAACGGCGCCGTCTTCGCCACGCTGGTGGGGGCCATCGCCGCGACGTGGTTCGAGCCGATGATCGGCCTGGTCATCGGCTGCGCCATGGTCATCAACCTGTTCGTCGCCGGCCTGTGCGGCGTGCTGATTCCCATCGGGCTGGACCGGCTGGGCGTCGATCCGGCGGTGGCGAGTTCGGTCTTCCTGACCACCATGACCGATGTCATCGGCTTCCTGTCCTTCCTGGGGCTGGCGTCGCTTTTGTTGTTGTGA
- the thiO gene encoding glycine oxidase ThiO, which produces MVSAPLSHSDSALSVSGGPSIAVIGAGVIGLSIAWRLAAAGCRVEVFDRGAAGRGASHAAGGMLAACVETEPGEESLLPLTRASQDLWPAFAAELEAASGMAVDLRGEGTMVIALNADDAAKVRFLHDFQTRLGLPVEWLSGAEVRRREPYLQPGVAGALFCAGDHQVDNRKVATALHAAALRAGAVVHEYAEVSRIEVRGGRAVGIQVEDRLVEADQVVLAAGAWSGWIDGLSPAVRPPVRPVKGQMLCLRMDARLPLLRHVVWTPGTYLIPRLDGRLLVGATTEERGFDDRLTAGGQFALLEGAWRALPGIAELPIEEAWAGFRPGTRDDAPILGLSEVEGLVYATGHHRNGILLTPVTADSVARLVLTGEADPVIRPFALDRFAQPKGAAA; this is translated from the coding sequence ATGGTATCCGCGCCCTTATCTCATTCTGATTCCGCTCTTTCCGTTTCTGGAGGGCCCTCCATCGCCGTGATCGGCGCCGGGGTGATCGGCCTGTCCATCGCCTGGAGGCTGGCCGCCGCCGGCTGCCGGGTCGAGGTCTTCGACCGCGGCGCTGCCGGCCGGGGCGCCAGCCACGCCGCGGGCGGCATGCTCGCCGCTTGTGTCGAGACCGAACCCGGCGAAGAGAGCCTTCTGCCGCTGACCCGCGCATCGCAGGACCTGTGGCCCGCCTTCGCGGCGGAGTTGGAGGCCGCTTCCGGCATGGCGGTGGACCTGCGCGGCGAAGGCACGATGGTCATCGCGCTGAACGCCGACGACGCGGCCAAGGTGCGCTTCCTGCACGATTTCCAGACCAGGCTCGGCCTGCCGGTGGAATGGCTGAGCGGGGCGGAGGTGCGGCGGCGCGAGCCCTATCTCCAGCCGGGCGTCGCCGGCGCGCTGTTTTGCGCAGGCGACCATCAGGTCGACAACCGCAAGGTCGCCACCGCCCTGCACGCCGCCGCCCTGCGGGCCGGCGCCGTGGTGCACGAATACGCTGAGGTGTCCCGCATCGAAGTCCGCGGTGGTCGGGCGGTCGGTATCCAGGTCGAGGACCGTCTGGTCGAGGCCGATCAAGTGGTTCTGGCCGCCGGGGCGTGGTCGGGCTGGATCGACGGGTTGTCTCCGGCGGTGCGGCCGCCCGTGCGCCCGGTGAAGGGACAGATGCTCTGCCTGCGCATGGACGCCCGCCTGCCGTTGCTGCGCCATGTGGTGTGGACCCCCGGCACCTACCTGATCCCGCGGCTGGACGGGCGGCTGCTCGTCGGCGCCACGACGGAGGAGCGCGGGTTCGACGACCGGCTGACCGCCGGGGGCCAGTTCGCCCTGCTGGAGGGGGCATGGCGCGCCCTGCCGGGCATCGCCGAGCTGCCCATCGAGGAGGCATGGGCCGGCTTCCGCCCGGGCACCCGCGACGACGCCCCGATCCTCGGCCTCTCGGAGGTCGAGGGGCTGGTCTACGCCACCGGGCACCACCGCAACGGCATCCTGCTGACCCCGGTCACCGCGGATTCGGTGGCGCGTCTGGTCCTGACCGGGGAGGCCGATCCGGTGATCCGCCCCTTCGCGCTCGACCGCTTCGCCCAGCCGAAGGGGGCCGCGGCATGA
- the thiS gene encoding sulfur carrier protein ThiS: MSARIRVNGREEDLAAPTVAALLAGRGIAAGTRGVAVALNGAVLPSRRWDETPLSAGDALEIIRPVQGG, translated from the coding sequence ATGAGCGCCCGCATCCGTGTCAACGGGCGGGAGGAGGACCTCGCCGCCCCCACCGTCGCCGCCCTGCTGGCCGGGCGGGGAATCGCCGCGGGCACCCGCGGGGTCGCGGTCGCCCTCAACGGCGCCGTCCTGCCGTCCCGCCGCTGGGACGAGACGCCCCTGTCCGCGGGCGACGCCCTGGAGATCATCCGTCCCGTGCAGGGCGGCTGA
- a CDS encoding thiazole synthase yields MNDTLTIAGREFRSRLFLGTAGYPNQQVMLDALEASGSELVTLAIRRISLDGYSESLVDVIGDRAGLLPNTAGCLTAKEAVLTAQLAREALGVDWIKLEVIGDRELLYPDVEELLRATEELVADGFTVLPYCNDDPVTCRKLADLGAAAVMPLGAFIGSGLGIRNPHAIETICARSPVPVVLDAGIGTASDAALAMELGCAAVLLNTAVSKARDPVRMAAAMRDAVAAGRAARLAGRMPKRAFAEASSPQLGLIGT; encoded by the coding sequence ATGAACGACACGCTCACCATAGCGGGCCGTGAGTTCCGCTCGCGCCTGTTTCTCGGCACCGCCGGTTATCCGAACCAGCAGGTCATGCTGGACGCGCTGGAGGCCAGCGGCAGCGAACTGGTCACGCTGGCCATCCGGCGCATCAGCCTGGACGGCTATTCGGAAAGCCTCGTCGACGTCATCGGCGACCGCGCCGGGCTGCTGCCCAACACCGCCGGTTGCCTGACCGCCAAGGAGGCGGTGCTGACCGCGCAACTCGCCCGCGAGGCGCTGGGCGTGGACTGGATCAAGCTGGAGGTCATCGGCGACCGCGAGCTGCTCTACCCCGACGTCGAGGAGCTGCTGCGCGCGACCGAGGAATTGGTGGCCGACGGCTTCACCGTTCTGCCCTACTGCAACGACGATCCGGTGACCTGCCGCAAGCTCGCCGACCTGGGTGCTGCGGCGGTGATGCCGCTGGGCGCCTTCATCGGCTCGGGGTTGGGCATCCGCAACCCGCACGCCATCGAGACGATCTGCGCGCGCAGCCCGGTGCCGGTGGTCCTGGACGCCGGAATCGGCACGGCGTCGGACGCCGCCCTGGCGATGGAGCTGGGCTGTGCCGCCGTGCTGCTGAACACCGCGGTGTCGAAGGCGCGCGATCCGGTGCGCATGGCGGCGGCGATGCGCGACGCGGTGGCGGCGGGGCGGGCGGCCCGTCTGGCCGGGCGCATGCCGAAACGAGCCTTCGCGGAGGCGTCGAGCCCGCAGCTCGGCTTGATCGGAACGTAA